The DNA segment CGAGCGGCACCGATGAGGTGATGCGTCCCTCCACCATGCGCGGGGCGGCGGGCACGCCGAGCGCGCGGGTGGCGGCGTCGAGAATAGCGACGAGACCGCCGCCGTGCACGATGCCCGGCCAGCTCTGGAGCGCGGGCGGCGCCGCGAAGCGTCCGCGTCCGTCGGGCGCGAGCACGACGGCGGCGGCGAGCGCGTCGGCGATCGAGTTCACGCGCGGACCCGCGTGCTATACTCGACGCGTCTCATGGCGGCTGCCATTCTACTGTTGGGCTTCCCCCCGCCGCAACGCACGTGACGTCGGCCTCCCAGCTCCTGGTGAATCGCCCATTCGTTCAGGCGATGCTCACCAACTTCCTGTTCTTCATGAGCATGAACGGGTTCCTCCTGCTCCCCCTCCACGTGCAGCAGATGGGCGGGAGCGAGGCGCACGTGGGGCTGGTGCAGGCGACCTACAGCATCGCCGGCATCCTCTTCCAGCCCTTGGTCGGCGTGTGGGTCAACCGCCTCGGCCGGCGCTTCTTCATGCGGCTGGGGGTGATTCTCCTCGTGGCCTCCGCGGCGGGCTTCGTGGTGTCGGGCTCGATTCCCCTCCACGGATTGCTCCGCGGGGTGCAGGGGCTCGCCTTCTCGGCGTTTTTCGTGGCGAGCTACATCCACATCGTGGACCTGGTGCCAGTGGACCGCCGCGGCTGGGCGCTGGGAATCTTCGGGCTTTCCGGCCTCACGTCCACCGCGCTCGCTCCACTCCTCGGCGAGGCGGTGGTGCGCCAGCTCGGCTTCCGGTGGTCGTTCGCGGTGTCGGGCCTGATCGGCGCGGGCGCGCTCGCCCTCGTCTTCCGCACGCGCGGGATCCGGCCGCCCGAGCCCGGGGGCGGGCCCGGCCTCGAGACCCTGCGTGAAGGCATGCAGGAGCTCATCCGCGTGCACATGGCGCTGGGCTTCTTCTTCGGCCTCGGCACCGGCACGCTGTTCACGTTCTTGCCCACCTTTGCCGAGCACCTGGGAGTGACCGGCCTCGGCCTCTTCTACACCGCGTATTCCGGATCCGCGGTGGCGGTACGCGTGTTCGGCGGTGAGCTGATCGACACGCAGGGCCGCCGCGCGGTGATTGTCCCCACCATGGCCGTGTTCGCCTCGGCGGTGTGCATGCTCGCACTCGTCGCGGGGGCGGCGCAGCCGGAGGTCGCGCTTCCGGTCCTGCCCTTCATCTTCCTCGCCGGCCTGATCTCGGGGGGCGCGCACGGCTTCCTCTATCCCGCGCTCTCCGCCCTGCTCGTCGACGTCACTCCGGAGGCGCGACGGCCCAGCGCGGTGGGGATCTTCAGCGCGGTCACCCTGGTCGGCAACGCGCTGGGCGCGCTCGTCTTCGGTTACATCGCCCACAGCCTCGGCTACGCCCCGATGTGGACGGCGCTCACTGTCCTCATGGGAGCCGGCATCGCGATGAGCTTCCGCCTCGCGCCCGGCCCCCCGCGTCTCGAGCGTCCATTGCGCGCGCTTCCTCCACGCGCGGCCGAGCGCTCGGTTGACTTGGTCCCGAGCCAGGCCGATACTTCGGAGGCGCTTCGCTCGCTGGCGAGCGCGGAGGGCGCGCATGAGCCGATCGAAGCGAAACGCGGCGCTGGCACTGCTGCTCGGTAGTTGCGCGATGCTCCCCACGTCGAGCGGGAGGGCTCAGGCTCCGACCACGCCATCCCCCCAGGAGGTCGCGGTGGTCGCGGTGATGACCAATCCCGAGACGGGCTCGCCGGTGGTCGTGCTGCAGGGCAAGCGCGACGGCCGCACATTTGCGATGGCGATCGGACCCGCCGAAGCCGTCGGTATCGCGCTGCCGCTCGCCCATCGGACGCCGCCCCGGCCGCTCACCCACGACCTCGTCACCACCATGCTCGGCCGGCTGGGGGCCAGCGTCTCCCGGGCGGTGATCACCGACTTCCGCGACGACATCTTCTACGCCAGCCTCTATCTGCGCGCGGGCGCCGCCGAGCAGGTGCTGGACGCGCGGCCGTCCGACGCCATCGCGCTCGCCCTCCGCGCGCAGGCGCCGGTGCTCGTGGAGGAGCGTGTGCTCGAGCGCGCCGAAATCCTCCCGCCCGCGCCGGCCGCTCCCGGCGGTCCGCGGATCTGATCGATGGCCATCGAGCTGCCCCGCCAGGCGGGGCCGTCGGCGACTGCGTCCGCGCCGCCGGGAGAGAGCCAGCAGTGGGCGATTCAGCGGCGCATCGAGGACGTCTTCACCAAGCTCGGGGAGAAGTTCGGCGATCTCTCCGGCCGCGTGGTGGTGACGATACGTCCGGAGACGAGCTTCGAGGACGTGGGGGGCATCGCCTCCGCCAAGGCGGCGGTGCGCGGATTCACCACCGCGCTCACCAATCCCGATCTCTACCGGAAGTGGGGCATCAGCCCGCCCAAGGGGATTCTCCTCTACGGGCCGCGCGGCACCGGCAAGACCATGCTCGCCCGCGCTCTCGCCACCAGCGCCGGCGCCATCTTTTATCACTTGAAGCTGATGAACCTCACGTCGAAGTTCGGGCCGAACACGGGCGAGCTGCTCCAGGAGATCATCAACATCGCCAAGACCGAGGGCAAGGCGGTGGTCTACCTCGACGAGGCCAACGCGTTGACCCTCGAGCACCTGCTGCCGCCGCCCCAGGCCCGCGAGGCGAGCGCACGGCTGGTGGCGGCGCTCTGCGAGAAGCTCGACGGTCTCGACGAGGAGGCGCGCATCCTCGTCGTCGCCTCCACCAACCGGACGGACTCGGTGGACCGCTCGCTGGTGGAGCCGGGCCGTCTCGACCGGCTCGTCGAGGTGGCGCTGCCCGACGGGGTCGCTCAGCAGGAGATCCTGCAGCTGGTGCGCGGCCGCGCCGAAGCCAAGGCGGGTCGCCCCCTCTTCGCCGAGCTGGACTACCGCTCGCTCCTGCCGCCCATGGGCGGAATGAGCGGCGCGGAGATCTCCGAGGTGATCCGGCGCGCGCTCGAGCAGAAGGTGCAGGAGGCGGGGGAGGGACGCGACGCCGGCCCCGTCACCACCCAGGATCTGCTCCAGCAGCTCGACGCGTATCGTCGCATCAGGGAAGTGGTCGAGAAGATCCGCTACGGCCAGTACCTCTGATCGGCGGCGCGCCCCCCTCGATGCCGTCGCTCACCCACATCCGCGTGCGGTACAAGGATACCGACACGATGTCGGTGGTCTACTACGGCAACTACCTCACCTACTTTGAGATCGCCCGCGTGGAGTACCTCCGCGAGCGCGGCCTGCCCATGTCGGAGGTGAATCGCCGCATCCACCTGCCGGTGGTGGAGGCGTGCGTGCAGTACGTTCGGCCCGCCCTGCTCGACGACCTCCTCGCGGTGACCTCGCGGGTCAGCGAGCGGCGGCGCGCGAGCTTCACCTTCAAGTACGAGATCCGCAACGAGGCGGCGGAGCTCGTGGCGACCGGCCACACGCGTCACGCCTGCTGGAATCCCGACACCCAGAAGATGATCGCGCTGCCCGACTGGCTCAAGGAGATCATGCCCGATGCCGACCTCGATCCCGACCGACCCTAGCATCCCGCGCCCCATCGCGGCCGTCGCCGCCGACCTCGGGCTCACCGAGAGCGAGTGGATTCCCTACGGCCGCACCAAGGCCAAGGTGCTGCTCGACGCCCTCGCCGCGCGGCGGTCGCGGCCCGACGGCAAGCTCGTGGTCGTCTCCTCGATCACGCCCACGCCGGCGGGCGACGGCAAGACCACCATGACCATCGGCCTCGGTCAGGCCCTGTGGAAGGCGGGGGCCCGGCCCGTGATCGCGCTGCGCGAGCCGTCCATCGGCCCCACCCTCGGGCTCAAGGGCGGAGGTACGGGCGGTGGGCGCTCCCAGGTCGTGCCCATGGACGAGATCAACCTCCACTTCACGGGCGACTTCCACGCCATCACCGCCGCCAACAACCTGCTCGCCGCCGCGCTCGACAACCACCTCCATCACGGCAACGCGCTCGGCATCGACGTGCGCCAGATCACGTGGAAGCGCGCGCTCGACGTGAACGATCGCGCGCTCCGCCGCACCGTGCTCGGCCTCGGCGGCCGGATGGACGGGGTGCCGCGTGAGGGCGGCTTCCTCATCACCGCGGCGTCCGAGATCATGGCGGTGCTGTGCCTCGCCGAGGATCTCGCCGATCTCCGGCAGCGGCTGGGGCGCATGGTGGTGGCGCTCACCCGCGAGGGCAAGGCGGTGCCCGCCGACGCCCTCGGCGTCACGGGGGCCATGACCGCCCTGCTCCGCGACGCCATCCACCCGAACCTCGTGCAGACCATGGAGGGGACGCCGGCCCTCGTCCACGGCGGGCCCTTCGCCAACATCGCCCACGGCTGCAACTCGGTAGTGGCCACGCGGATGGGGCTGAAGCTCGGCGAGATCTGTCTCACCGAGGCGGGGTTCGCCACGGATCTCGGCGCGGAGAAGTTCTTCGACATCAAGTGCCGGCTGGCCGGGCTCCGTCCCGACGCCGCGATGATCGTGGCCACGAATCGCGCGCTCAAGTACCACGGCGGCGTGCCGGTGAAGAGCGTCGACGCCGAGAACCTCGAGGCCCTGCGCCGCGGGCTCGAGAACCTGAACGCGCACGTCGAATCCATCAAGCAGTTCAACGTACCCGTGCTGGTCGGGCTCAACCGCTACCCGAGCGACACCGAGGCCGAGTACAAGATCGTCCGCGAGCACTGCGACAAGCTGGGCGTGCGCTGCCACGTGGCCGACATCTTCGCGCGGGGCGGCGACGGCGGGGGCGAGCTCGCCAAGGGGCTGCGCGACCTCCTCACCTCGGAGCGCTCGAGCTTCACGCCGCTCTATGCCCTGGAGCAGCCGGTCAAGGCCAAGCTTGAGACGATCGCCCGGCGCATCTACGGCGCCGACGGCGTGGTGATGTCCGGGCGCGTGGAGCGGCAGATCGCGGACATCGAGGCTCTCGGCTACGGTGCCCTTCCGGTGTGCGTGGCCAAGACGCAGCGCTCGCTCTCGGACGATCCCACGCTGCTGGGGCGCCCCCGCGGCTTCCGGATCACCGTCAACGACGTCTACATCTCGGCGGGCGCCGGCTTCCTCGTCGCCATCACCGGCGACATCACGACCATGCCCGGCTTCCCGCGCAAGCCCAACGCCGAGGGCGTCGACGTGACCCCCGACGGCCGCATCACCGGGCTGTTCTAGAGGCGCGGCGCTAGCGAGTCCGCGGGACCTCGGTCTCCGCGATCACGACGCGGTCGCGGCCCTCCCGCTTGGCGCGGTAGAGCGCCGAATCCGCCGCGTGGAGGAGGGCATCGCCGGCGAGCCCGTGCTCGGGGTACGCGGCGAGGCCAATGGAGATGGTGACCGGCCCGAGGAGGCGCCCCTTGTCGGACACGCGCAGGCGCTTGATCTCGCTGCGCAGCTCCTCGGCGCGCCGTTCCGCGTCGGACAGCGACGCCTCGGGCAGCACGAGCACGAACTCCTCGCCGCCGAAGCGACAGGCCACGTCCTCTCGCCGGAGGTTGCGGAGGAGGGCGGCGCCGATCTCCCGGAGGAGCGCGTCGCCTGCGTCGTGGTCGAAGTCGTCGTTGACCCGCTTGAAGTGGTCGAGGTCCATCATGAGCACGGCCATCGGCCGGCCCGCGCGCTGAGCGCGCCGCACTTCGCGCTCCAGCGTCTCCTCCATGTAGCGGCGGTTGAAGAGGCCGGTGAGCGGGTCGCGGATGGACTGGCTGCGCAGCACCTCACGGAGCCGCACGTTGGCGAGACCCAGGGCGACGTGCTCCGCGACGGCGGCGGCCAGCCGGCGCCGGGCCTCCGAGAGCGGGGCGGGCGCGAGGCGCCCGCGGCCGAGGAAGCCCAGGTAGAGGATGCCGAGCGCGTCTCCCTGCGCCACCAGCGGCGTGCAGAGATAGGCGACGGGCGCGGGGGTGGGGAGGTGCGTGCAGAGCGGGCCCGTGCGCATGTCGTCCACGACGTGGACGCGCCCGCTGCGGAGGGCCCAGCACTCCTCGATGGCGAAGACGCCCGCCGTGCTCTGCGGCGTGGGACCCCAGCGCGCCACCGCTTCGATGAGGTTCCGCGAGGGCGTGCACGCGAACACCGCGCCGGACTCGCCCCGGAACAGCTCCTTCAGGATGCGCTCGATGACCGCGTAGGCCTCCTGCACGGTGAGGCAGGCCTGCATGAGCTCGCCGAGCCGGTTGATCAGGTCGAGCTCGGTCACGCGCTCGGCGAGCCCGTCGCGTGTCTCCTGCTCCGCCTTGACCATGCCGGCGAGGCGCTCGGCCATCGCATTGAACGCATGGCCCATCACCGCGATCTCGTCGTTGCCGCCCACGTCCACGCGGGCGGAGAGGTCGCCCGCCCGCACGATCTCCGCGGTGCGCATCACCTCGCGCAGCCGCCGGATGATCAGGATGTGGCCCATGATGGCCGCCATGCCGAGGGCCACCATGCCGACCAGCCCGAGGGAGAGGAGATTCCGCACGAGGGTCCGGTCCGCTTCGGTGAAGGCTTCCTCGCGGGAGATGCCGACGGCCATGTGCAGGCGATCGGCCGGCGGCAGGCCGCCTACCTGCGTGAACGCGAACAGGCGCGTGATCCCGTCGAAGCCCTCGACGGTGGCGCGCCCCTCGCTCTGCTGCCCGCGGATGGCCTGGGCGATGGCCTGCTCGGGCATGGGCTGGCCGACCCAGCGGTCCGATTCGGGATAACGCGCGAGGACCACGCCGCTGGCGTCGGTCACGATGAACGTCGAGCCGACGGGGAGATGGGCGCGCTCGGCGAGCGAGTGAATGCCCCCGAGATCGAGGCTCGCGAACAGCACGCTGCGCACCTCGCCGGTGAGGCCGAGGGAGGGCCAGGCGAGGATGAGCGCGGGACGGCCGGTCACGGGCTCGACGACGTAACCGGACACCACGAAATCATGCGTGGCGCGGGCCCGGAGGAAGTACGGCTGATCGGAGACGTTGACGGGACTCCGCAGGGGCTGGGCGGAGCAGGTGATCTCGCCCGCGACGGTGGCCTCGGCGAGGTTCACGTAGATGGGGAAACGCTTGCGGAGGTCGCTGAAGAGGGCCCCGCAGGCTCGGGCATTCCCGGGCTGTACGGCG comes from the Candidatus Methylomirabilota bacterium genome and includes:
- a CDS encoding MFS transporter, with translation MNRPFVQAMLTNFLFFMSMNGFLLLPLHVQQMGGSEAHVGLVQATYSIAGILFQPLVGVWVNRLGRRFFMRLGVILLVASAAGFVVSGSIPLHGLLRGVQGLAFSAFFVASYIHIVDLVPVDRRGWALGIFGLSGLTSTALAPLLGEAVVRQLGFRWSFAVSGLIGAGALALVFRTRGIRPPEPGGGPGLETLREGMQELIRVHMALGFFFGLGTGTLFTFLPTFAEHLGVTGLGLFYTAYSGSAVAVRVFGGELIDTQGRRAVIVPTMAVFASAVCMLALVAGAAQPEVALPVLPFIFLAGLISGGAHGFLYPALSALLVDVTPEARRPSAVGIFSAVTLVGNALGALVFGYIAHSLGYAPMWTALTVLMGAGIAMSFRLAPGPPRLERPLRALPPRAAERSVDLVPSQADTSEALRSLASAEGAHEPIEAKRGAGTAAR
- a CDS encoding thioesterase family protein, encoding MPSLTHIRVRYKDTDTMSVVYYGNYLTYFEIARVEYLRERGLPMSEVNRRIHLPVVEACVQYVRPALLDDLLAVTSRVSERRRASFTFKYEIRNEAAELVATGHTRHACWNPDTQKMIALPDWLKEIMPDADLDPDRP
- a CDS encoding bifunctional nuclease family protein, which codes for MVAVMTNPETGSPVVVLQGKRDGRTFAMAIGPAEAVGIALPLAHRTPPRPLTHDLVTTMLGRLGASVSRAVITDFRDDIFYASLYLRAGAAEQVLDARPSDAIALALRAQAPVLVEERVLERAEILPPAPAAPGGPRI
- a CDS encoding formate--tetrahydrofolate ligase; translated protein: MPTSIPTDPSIPRPIAAVAADLGLTESEWIPYGRTKAKVLLDALAARRSRPDGKLVVVSSITPTPAGDGKTTMTIGLGQALWKAGARPVIALREPSIGPTLGLKGGGTGGGRSQVVPMDEINLHFTGDFHAITAANNLLAAALDNHLHHGNALGIDVRQITWKRALDVNDRALRRTVLGLGGRMDGVPREGGFLITAASEIMAVLCLAEDLADLRQRLGRMVVALTREGKAVPADALGVTGAMTALLRDAIHPNLVQTMEGTPALVHGGPFANIAHGCNSVVATRMGLKLGEICLTEAGFATDLGAEKFFDIKCRLAGLRPDAAMIVATNRALKYHGGVPVKSVDAENLEALRRGLENLNAHVESIKQFNVPVLVGLNRYPSDTEAEYKIVREHCDKLGVRCHVADIFARGGDGGGELAKGLRDLLTSERSSFTPLYALEQPVKAKLETIARRIYGADGVVMSGRVERQIADIEALGYGALPVCVAKTQRSLSDDPTLLGRPRGFRITVNDVYISAGAGFLVAITGDITTMPGFPRKPNAEGVDVTPDGRITGLF
- a CDS encoding diguanylate cyclase, which translates into the protein MTRIFRSSLRSRLLLLVLLALLPALVLILVTAWEQRQLAATEAQESALRVARAAASNLERLIEGARSLLIGIAQAPAVQPGNARACGALFSDLRKRFPIYVNLAEATVAGEITCSAQPLRSPVNVSDQPYFLRARATHDFVVSGYVVEPVTGRPALILAWPSLGLTGEVRSVLFASLDLGGIHSLAERAHLPVGSTFIVTDASGVVLARYPESDRWVGQPMPEQAIAQAIRGQQSEGRATVEGFDGITRLFAFTQVGGLPPADRLHMAVGISREEAFTEADRTLVRNLLSLGLVGMVALGMAAIMGHILIIRRLREVMRTAEIVRAGDLSARVDVGGNDEIAVMGHAFNAMAERLAGMVKAEQETRDGLAERVTELDLINRLGELMQACLTVQEAYAVIERILKELFRGESGAVFACTPSRNLIEAVARWGPTPQSTAGVFAIEECWALRSGRVHVVDDMRTGPLCTHLPTPAPVAYLCTPLVAQGDALGILYLGFLGRGRLAPAPLSEARRRLAAAVAEHVALGLANVRLREVLRSQSIRDPLTGLFNRRYMEETLEREVRRAQRAGRPMAVLMMDLDHFKRVNDDFDHDAGDALLREIGAALLRNLRREDVACRFGGEEFVLVLPEASLSDAERRAEELRSEIKRLRVSDKGRLLGPVTISIGLAAYPEHGLAGDALLHAADSALYRAKREGRDRVVIAETEVPRTR
- a CDS encoding ATP-binding protein, with translation MAIELPRQAGPSATASAPPGESQQWAIQRRIEDVFTKLGEKFGDLSGRVVVTIRPETSFEDVGGIASAKAAVRGFTTALTNPDLYRKWGISPPKGILLYGPRGTGKTMLARALATSAGAIFYHLKLMNLTSKFGPNTGELLQEIINIAKTEGKAVVYLDEANALTLEHLLPPPQAREASARLVAALCEKLDGLDEEARILVVASTNRTDSVDRSLVEPGRLDRLVEVALPDGVAQQEILQLVRGRAEAKAGRPLFAELDYRSLLPPMGGMSGAEISEVIRRALEQKVQEAGEGRDAGPVTTQDLLQQLDAYRRIREVVEKIRYGQYL